A window of the Gordonia humi genome harbors these coding sequences:
- the mca gene encoding mycothiol conjugate amidase Mca: MAVHAHPDDESSKAAATLAKYAAEGHDVMVVTLTGGERGDVLNPAMDRPGVLENLPEVRREEMAKAAAALGVQHHWLGYMDSGLPEGDPMPPLPEDCFALVPLEESTGRLVEVIRSFRPHVIITYDENGGYPHPDHIRCHEVSVAAFDAAGDAEQYPDAGEPWTPLKLYYTHGFIRARIKRFAEAFDAEGRENPFAEWLSKWRTDQGDLMARVTTQVTCGDYFGQRDDALRAHATQVDPNGFFFAVPLEWQREMWPTEEFELAQTRVKTSIPETDLFAGIEQV; this comes from the coding sequence TGGCGAAGTACGCCGCCGAGGGACACGACGTGATGGTCGTGACCCTCACGGGCGGCGAGCGCGGCGACGTGCTCAACCCGGCGATGGACCGTCCGGGCGTGCTGGAGAATCTGCCGGAGGTGCGACGCGAGGAGATGGCGAAGGCCGCGGCCGCACTGGGCGTGCAACACCACTGGCTCGGCTACATGGACTCCGGTCTGCCCGAGGGCGATCCGATGCCGCCCCTGCCGGAGGACTGTTTCGCACTGGTGCCGCTCGAGGAGTCGACCGGCCGTCTCGTCGAAGTGATCCGTTCGTTCCGGCCGCACGTGATCATCACCTACGACGAGAACGGCGGCTATCCGCATCCAGACCACATCCGCTGCCACGAGGTCTCGGTCGCGGCGTTCGACGCCGCAGGCGATGCCGAGCAGTACCCGGACGCCGGCGAGCCGTGGACTCCGCTGAAGCTGTACTACACGCACGGATTCATTCGTGCCCGCATCAAGCGGTTCGCCGAGGCCTTCGACGCCGAGGGCCGGGAGAACCCGTTCGCCGAATGGCTGAGCAAGTGGAGGACCGACCAGGGCGATCTGATGGCGCGAGTGACCACCCAGGTCACCTGCGGCGACTACTTCGGTCAGCGCGATGACGCGCTCCGCGCCCACGCCACCCAGGTGGACCCGAACGGATTCTTCTTCGCGGTGCCGCTGGAGTGGCAGCGGGAGATGTGGCCGACCGAGGAGTTCGAGTTGGCCCAGACGAGGGTGAAGACGTCGATCCCCGAGACCGACCTCTTCGCGGGAATCGAGCAGGTATGA